One genomic segment of Gossypium arboreum isolate Shixiya-1 chromosome 3, ASM2569848v2, whole genome shotgun sequence includes these proteins:
- the LOC108475575 gene encoding protein PIN-LIKES 6, which translates to MGRFLLSSLKEAAVVAAATTAAAATTAAAAGGQSLLGSIKIAVLPVAKVFTLCFLGFLMASKYVNIFPANGRKLLNGLVFTLLLPCLIFSQLGQAITLHKMLQWWFIPVNVFLGAVSGSIIGYVVVTLVKPPYPYFKFSIIQIAIGNIGNVPLVLIAALCRDTSNPFGDTETCSTQGTAYISFGQWVGAIILYTYVFHMLAPPPEGTFDNEDGNVPLKIPQKDGSPENVPLLEQEASSMDSDNSNKGKMQSFLQFVYEKLKLKQILQPPIIASILAMVIGAVPVLKKIIFTRDAPLYFFTDSCIILGKAMIPCILLALGGNLVDGPGPGSSRIGVRTLVAIIIGRLILVPPAGLGIVTLADKLGFLPADDKMFRFVLLLQHSMPTSVLSGAVANLRGYGKEAAASLFWVHIFAVFSMAGWIILYLNILF; encoded by the exons atggGAAGGTTTCTTCTGTCGTCGCTGAAGGAGGCAGCTGTTGTAGCAGCGGCGACCACCGCAGCAGCAGCGACCACCGCAGCAGCAGCTGGAGGACAATCATTGTTAGGAAGCATAAAGATAGCAGTTTTGCCAGTAGCAAAAGTATTCACTTTGTGTTTCCTGGGTTTCTTGATGGCTTCCAAGTATGTTAATATCTTTCCTGCAAATGGCAGAAAGCTTTTAAATggg TTAGTGTTTACACTTTTGCTGCCGTGTTTAATCTTTTCTCAACTCGGACAAGCTATTACTCTACATAAAATGCTTCAATG GTGGTTTATTCCGGTGAATGTTTTCTTAGGCGCAGTCTCTGGCTCTATAATAGGTTATGTTGTTGTCACCTTAGTCAAACCTCCATATCCATACTTCAAGTTCTCAATCATACAGATTGCAATTG GAAACATTGGGAACGTACCACTTGTTCTGATTGCAGCTTTATGTAGAGATACATCCAATCCTTTTGGCGACACTGAAACATGTAGCACTCAGGGAACTGCATATATTTCATTTGGACAGtgg GTTGGTGCAATCATTCTCTACACATATGTATTTCATATGTTAGCCCCTCCCCCGGAAGGTACTTTTGACAATGAAGATGGGAATGTTCCCCTTAAGATCCCTCAGAAGGATGGCTCTCCAGAGAATGTTCCATTGCTGGAGCAAGAGGCTTCATCAATGGATTCAGACAATTCAAACAAAGGAAAG ATGCAAAGTTTTTTACAGTTTGTTTATGAAAAGTTAAAGCTTAAACAAATCCTTCAACCCCCTATTATTGCATCT ATCCTAGCTATGGTAATAGGTGCAGTGCCGGTTctgaagaaaataatatttacaagAGATGCTCCACTTTATTTCTTTACTGACAGTTGTATAATTCTTGG GAAAGCTATGATTCCATGCATCTTGTTGGCATTAGGAGGCAACCTTGTTGATG GACCAGGGCCTGGAAGTTCAAGAATTGGTGTCCGAACACTGGTGGCTATTATAATTGGGAGGTTAATCTTGGTGCCTCCTGCAGGGCTGGGCATTGTAACACTGGCTGATAAGCTTGGTTTCCTTCCTGCTGATGATAAAATGTTCAGATTTGTCTTACTCCTTCAGCATTCTATGCCAACATCTGTTCTTTCTG GTGCTGTTGCTAATTTAAGAGGATACGGAAAGGAGGCAGCAGCTTCGTTGTTCTGGGTTCATATATTTGCAGTTTTCTCCATGGCAGGATGGATTATTCTCTATCTCAACATACTCTTTTAA
- the LOC108476049 gene encoding uncharacterized protein LOC108476049, translating into MDASGTDSDAYGGASSNSRRHRILSASNIIQAPLSALLEYSGLLRTSRSIHQESDPLITNPNLENSTSALANNGHVAIRIIGTGDNHESERDASGMVAGQLREVTPQNEVFLGLGTSDGQGGNSRSSDLGVAAGEGEGVSHSSSNGSVSADAEAGDGGGGGSGVNNSRDSSYQRYDIQQAARWIEQVLPFSLLLLVVFIRQHLQGFFVTIWIAAVMFKSNDILRKQTALKGERKISVLTGICLAFTLHVIAVYWWYWNDDLLYPLVMLPPKYIPPFWHAIFIIMVNDTLVRQEAMVLKCFLLMYYKNSRGRNYRKQGQMLTLVEYMMLLYRALLPTPVWYRFFLNKDYGSLFSSLMTGLYLTFKLTSVVEKVQSFFAALKALSRKEVHYGAYATSEQVNAAGDLCAICQEKMHAPILLRCKHIFCEDCVSEWFERERTCPLCRALVKPADLRSYGDGSTSLFFQIF; encoded by the exons ATGGATGCTTCAGGTACGGATTCAGATGCTTACGGAGGTGCCTCTTCTAATTCAAGGAGACACAGAATACTATCGGCTTCGAATATAATCCAAGCGCCTCTTTCAGCCTTGTTAGAATACTCAGGTCTTCTCCGTACATCACGTTCTATCCACCAAGAATCCGACCCTCTTATCACTAATCCGAAcctagaaaattccacttctgcCCTTGCCAACAATGGACATGTTGCTATTAGGATAATTGGGACGGGAGACAACCATGAGAGCGAGAGAGATGCATCTGGTATGGTAGCAGGCCAACTCAGGGAAGTAACTCCTCAGAACGAGGTGTTTCTGGGGTTGGGAACATCTGATGGTCAAGGAGGAAATTCCAGAAGCAGCGATCTAGGGGTGGCTGCTGGAGAAGGAGAAGGTGTTTCCCACTCCTCGTCCAATGGGAGTGTTAGTGCTGATGCAGAAGCTGGGGATGGAGGTGGGGGTGGGTCTGGAGTTAATAATAGCAGAGATTCCTCCTACCAAAGATATGACATTCAGCAGGCTGCTAGGTGGATTGAGCAAGTTCTGCCCTTTTCTTTACTTCTCTTGGTTGTTTTTATCCGGCAACATTTGCAAG GTTTCTTTGTTACAATTTGGATTGCTGCTGTAATGTTCAAGTCTAATGACATTTTACGGAAACAAACCGCTTTGAAG GGGGAGAGAAAGATCTCTGTTCTGACTGGAATCTGTCTTGCTTTCACGCTCCATGTTATCGCTGTATATTGGTGGTATTGGAATGATGATCTTTTGTATCCATTGGTGATGCTTCCCCCGAAATATATTCCACCTTTCTGGCATGCTATTTTTATTATCATGGTTAATG ATACTTTAGTTCGGCAGGAAGCAATGGTTTTAAAGTGCTTTCTGTTAATGTATTACAAGAACAGCAGAGGCAGAAATTACCGGAAGCAG GGTCAAATGCTGACATTGGTTGAGTACATGATGCTACTTTACCGTGCTTTACTGCCAACTCCAGTTTGGTACCGTTTCTTCTTAAACAAAGACTATGGAAGCCTCTTTTCATCACTAATGACAGGGTTGTACTTAACCTTCAAGCTGACATCTGTTGTTGAGAAG GTACAATCCTTCTTTGCTGCATTGAAGGCATTATCTCGTAAAGAGGTACATTATGGTGCTTATGCAACATCAGAGCAG GTGAATGCTGCTGGGGACCTGTGTGCCATCTGCCAAGAGAAGATGCATGCTCCTATACTACTGCGTTGTAAACACATCTTTTGTGAAGATTGTGTGTCTGAGTG GTTTGAGAGGGAAAGAACATGTCCTTTGTGCAGGGCGTTGGTTAAACCTGCAGATCTGAGATCATATGGTGATGGATCTACTAGTTTGTTTTTTCAGATATTCTAA
- the LOC108476424 gene encoding uncharacterized protein LOC108476424, protein MEEDSERNSQDVPLPGTPGHMEGGGLVGDHSGLPALCTLCRRSLAPEYEAMPDLETVGLCGDCKFLLLEDLDTPPQVYNRRRQARRRRNRQSSSESIENLFSQQFSHMITLLRQNQSTVSGSEDQIMDGGSSARSLRRSSSRTTPSSSRRWRRVISDSDSDGFDNLDSFYGESESNVSFSRYRLFRGESDAISFSTYGGDSDASMDGHSFLDTEIFVQAERSDINSDTDTDIDPMNAGLNQWNWDEPEEDDEGDEDGEWEEADAEEYVVGHTTSRTGLLNLFTSSPHESNLPAFNFRRSRAGFEQLLDHLAETDGSRRGAPPASLSFVNNLPRVIVSDEHEKSDGLACAICKDVLPVGAEVNQLPCLHVYHPSCILPWLSARNSCPLCRYELPTDDKDYEQGKQNMNSRMRMHESQQQNASEDSFSENSDEADADEASEFGPHQSHDVPHVDPTISSSSREIGRDWLFRAAAPVAGIIGVVLILWLGKPLIGRRGSIPSSGQHQIQVANASSLNQRGSRGRRWWSLF, encoded by the coding sequence ATGGAAGAAGACTCGGAAAGAAATTCTCAAGATGTCCCTTTGCCCGGCACTCCCGGCCACATGGAGGGTGGTGGTTTGGTCGGAGATCATTCTGGCCTGCCTGCTTTGTGTACCCTATGTCGAAGAAGTCTTGCACCTGAATATGAGGCAATGCCTGATCTTGAAACCGTTGGTCTATGTGGGGACTGCAAATTTTTGTTGCTTGAGGATCTTGATACACCTCCTCAAGTCTATAATAGAAGACGACAGGCTCGAAGAAGAAGGAATCGGCAGAGCAGTTCTGAATCAATCGAAAATCTTTTCTCACAACAGTTTTCGCATATGATTACTCTGTTGAGGCAGAACCAATCCACTGTCTCTGGCTCCGAAGATCAAATTATGGATGGTGGTTCCAGTGCAAGGTCATTACGACGTAGTAGTTCACGCACAACTCCTAGCAGTTCTAGAAGATGGCGGCGTGTTATCTCTGATTCTGATAGTGATGGTTTTGATAACCTGGATTCCTTTTATGGTGAGAGTGAATCAAATGTTAGTTTCAGTCGATACAGGTTATTTCGGGGTGAGAGTGATGCGATATCTTTCAGTACTTATGGAGGGGACTCTGATGCTTCTATGGATGGACACAGTTTCCTGGATACAGAAATATTTGTTCAAGCTGAGAGGAGTGATATTAACAGTGACACTGACACTGACATTGATCCAATGAATGCTGGTCTGAACCAATGGAACTGGGATGAAccagaagaagatgatgaagggGATGAAGATGGTGAATGGGAAGAAGCGGATGCTGAGGAATATGTGGTTGGGCATACTACGTCTAGAACTGGACTTCTAAATTTGTTTACTTCAAGTCCTCATGAAAGCAATCTCCCTGCTTTTAATTTCCGTCGCTCCAGAGCTGGCTTTGAACAACTGCTTGACCATCTGGCTGAGACTGATGGCTCTAGGAGAGGAGCACCTCCTGCATCTTTATCTTTTGTGAATAATCTACCTCGTGTCATTGTCAGTGATGAACATGAGAAATCTGATGGTTTGGCCTGTGCAATCTGCAAGGATGTTTTGCCTGTTGGCGCTGAAGTAAACCAGCTTCCTTGCCTTCATGTCTATCACCCTTCTTGTATCTTGCCATGGTTGAGTGCACGGAATTCATGCCCTCTTTGCCGCTATGAGCTTCCTACTGATGACAAAGATTATGAACAAGGGAAACAAAATATGAATAGTAGGATGAGGATGCATGAAAGCCAGCAGCAAAATGCAAGTGAGGACAGTTTCTCTGAGAACTCTGATGAAGCTGATGCAGATGAAGCTTCTGAATTTGGTCCACATCAATCACATGATGTGCCACATGTGGATCCTACCATCAGTAGCTCTTCCAGGGAGATTGGTAGAGACTGGCTTTTCCGTGCTGCTGCTCCCGTTGCTGGTATTATTGGTGTTGTTCTTATCTTATGGTTAGGCAAGCCACTAATTGGAAGAAGAGGATCAATACCGTCATCGGGCCAGCATCAAATTCAGGTTGCAAATGCATCATCACTAAACCAAAGGGGCAGCAGGGGTAGGAGATGGTGGTCTCTCTTTTGA
- the LOC108475130 gene encoding uncharacterized protein LOC108475130 → MSKWKQGKRRSSRLSGVLDACKAQQSQKIALHENITKGPYDDKAAPFTGYTPIQDQPSSMPEKPILERILDILQRRDTYEIFAEPVDPEKVEGYYEIIKEPMDFGTMRAKLHEGMYTSLQQFEHDVYLIPQNAMHFNSPTTIYFKQARAIYELAQKAFSCLKNDPKNLESEFSETKRRTNRRIMYEAKAPSSSKLTTNLRSNIKTNLSSKSMSCFLGNSGGFDSRDYGIHSGAINCKRNSCVEGDKRCTYAPWTSLLTENASIVSTDPTPLGPVNQQDIGYKDSLMLFVKDLGPTAQMVAKRKLMGCWVGALFQQPECEYPNAFGSTQKGFPRATVNISDHLHSHRGPTNYKGQMRGDDDPVDRLNEKQLESCQLKLSIGGGLESRCYSKQAKVETSSAPPTQIEENRLDLRSRKDEVEARKGFIFDLPFLKKRLHEINSLGK, encoded by the exons ATGTCAAAGTGGAAACAAGGGAAGAGGAGGAGCTCACGTTTATCTGGTGTATTGGATGCTTGCAAGGCACAGCAATCACAGAAAATTGCTTTACATGAAAACATCACCAAGGGACCATATGATGATAAAGCAGCACCCTTCACTGGTTATACTCCAATACAAGATCAACCCTCAAGTATGCCAGAGAAACCTATACTAGAGCGTATTCTTGACATATTACAGAG GAGAGACACCTATGAAATATTTGCTGAACCTGTTGACCCTGAAAAG GTTGAGGGTTACTATGAAATCATTAAAGAACCAATGGATTTTGGCACAATGAGAGCTAAACTTCATGAAGGAATGTATACAAGTCTTCAACAATTTGAG CATGATGTATATTTAATTCCTCAAAATGCAATGCATTTTAATTCGCCAACAACTATCTACTTCAAACAG GCTCGAGCCATTTATGAACTAGCACAAAAGGCTTTCAGTTGTCTCAAAAATGACCCAAAGAACTTGGAGTCGGAATTTTCAGAGACAAAACGAAGAACTAACAGAAGGATCATGTATGAAGCTAAAGCTCCATCAAGTTCTAAGCTTACAACAAATTTAAGGAGCAATATTAAGACCAACTTATCATCGAAAAGTATGTCGTGTTTTCTTGGCAATTCTGGTGGTTTTGATTCAAGAGATTATGGAATACACTCTG GTGCTATAAATTGTAAGAGAAATAGTTGTGTTGAAGGAGATAAACGTTGCACATATGCACCCTGGACGTCTCTCTTAACTGAGAATGCTTCCATTGTTTCCACCGACCCGACACCATTAGGTCCT GTTAATCAACAGGATATTGGTTACAAAGATAGCTTGATGTTGTTTGTTAAAGACTTAGGACCAACAGCCCAAATGGTTGCCAAGCGGAAGTTGATGGGATGCTGGGTTGGTGCTTTGTTTCAGCAACCTGAATGTGAATATCCTAATGCATTTGGTTCAACCCAAAAAGGATTTCCTAGAGCAACTGTAAATATAAGCGATCATCTTCATAGTCATAGGGGTCCTACCAATTACAAAGGCCAAATGCGAGGTGATGATGATCCAGTGGACAGGTTAAATGAGAAACAGTTGGAATCTTGTCAACTAAAGCTCTCTATTGGTGGTGGGTTGGAAAGCAGATGTTATAGTAAGCAAGCAAAGGTGGAAACATCGTCAGCTCCTCCAACTCAAATTGAGGAAAATAGGTTGGATTTGAGGAGTAGAAAAGATGAGGTTGAAGCAAGGAAAGGGTTTATATTTGATTTGCCATTTCTAAAGAAGCGGCTTCATGAGATTAATTCACTGGGGAAATAA
- the LOC108476048 gene encoding uncharacterized protein LOC108476048 has protein sequence MAYRRRQGLSKSSTFKEEILHHLPDATSSSSPFDSDSLAAPALHASSAARDIDSPVLSNVEPTRSKGFNACEDSINDSKGFWGVLARKAKAILDDDNVLQDTETRGRVLDASTASQKQQGAESYRRMDHPAIRRGLDRLNTSLNQIGDSFEKTFEEGRTIVESKTQDIIHETRKLQIRRKGNSPMAHNQFTGFNSTVQPPMQLQNQTNHDNQLKASRDVAMATAAKAKLLLRELKTVKADLAFAKERCAQLEEENKLLRESREKGDNPADDDLIRLQLETLLAEKGRLAHENSIYARENRFLREIIEYHQLSMQDVVYLDEGAEEVAPVGSPINFPLSKMLSGDYTPELEVLDPSSCPSKPRIRSPSPSPSQPRIRSPSPSLSRPRIRSPSPSLSQPRIRSPSPSLSQPRIRSPSPSQPRIRSPSPSQPRIRSPSSCRQQPMLTKEISPHLSQPAEEARCKETTPPHVSNSKTNVPPSSTH, from the exons ATGGCGTACAGGAGAAGGCAGGGACTGAGCAAATCCTCCACGTTCAAGGAAGAGATTCTCCACCATTTACCCGATGCCACCTCCTCTTCCTCCCCCTTTGACTCCGATTCTCTCGCCGCTCCGGCCCTTCATGCTTCCTCTGCTGCTCGCGATATCGACTCCCCTGTTCTTTCTAATGTCGAGCCTACAAGATCTAAG GGCTTTAATGCCTGCGAAGACTCAATAAATGATTCTAAAGGTTTCTGGGGTGTTCTTGCTCGGAAAGCCAAAGCTATTCTAGACGATGATAATGTATTGCAGGACACTGAAACTCGTGGTAGAGTGTTGGATGCCTCAACAGCTTCCCAG AAGCAACAAGGAGCTGAGAGCTATAGACGAATGGACCATCCTGCAATAAGAAGGGGCTTGGATAGGCTCAACACTTCCCTTAATCAAATTGGTGACTCATTTGAAAAGACATTTGAG GAAGGTCGAACAATTGTGGAAAGCAAAACGCAAGATATCATCCATGAAACACGCAAGCTTCAAATCAGGCGAAAGGGGAACAGTCCCATGGCACATAATCAGTTCACTGGTTTCAATAGCACAGTGCAGCCACCAATGCAGCTCCAGAATCAAACCAACCATGATAACCAACTCAAGGCATCTCGAGAC GTTGCAATGGCCACAGCTGCTAAAGCAAAACTTCTTCTTCGGGAGCTGAAAACTGTTAAAGCAGATTTGGCTTTTGCAAAAGAGCGATGTGCTCAACTGGAGGAGGAGAATAAACTCCTTCGGGAGAGTCGAGAGAAAGGGGATAATCCTGCAGACGATGACTTG ATTCGACTGCAACTGGAGACATTGTTGGCAGAAAAGGGACGATTGGCGCATGAGAATTCGATATATGCTAGAGAGAACCGGTTTCTAAGAGAAATAATAGAGTATCATCAACTGAGCATGCAGGATGTTGTGTACTTAGATGAGGGGGCTGAAGAAGTTGCGCCAGTTGGTTCTCCCATCAACTTCCCCCTCTCAAAAATGCTTTCCGGTGATTACACACCTGAGTTGGAGGTGTTGGACCCTTCTTCTTGTCCGAGTAAGCCTCGAATTCGCAGCCCCAGCCCCAGCCCAAGTCAGCCTCGAATTCGCAGCCCCAGCCCCAGTCTAAGTCGGCCTCGAATTCGCAGCCCGAGCCCAAGTCTAAGTCAGCCTCGAATTCGTAGCCCGAGCCCAAGTCTAAGTCAGCCTCGAATTCGCAGCCCCAGTCCAAGTCAGCCTCGAATTCGCAGCCCCAGTCCAAGTCAGCCTCGAATTCGCAGCCCCAGCTCATGCCGCCAACAGCCAATGCTAACAAAGGAAATCTCACCTCACCTTAGCCAACCAGCAGAGGAAGCAAGATGCAAAGAAACTACTCCGCCTCATGTCTCCAACTCCAAAACTAATGTCCCACCTTCTTCCACCCACTGA